A region of the Theileria equi strain WA chromosome 4 map unlocalized gcontig_1105316255039, whole genome shotgun sequence genome:
CCCTCATGAAAACTCCTATAAGTGTCAATGGAAAGCTTATTAATGTTAATGGTACTCGTGTTGCCGATTCTGGTATTTCCACAACTTTTAGACATAAAACCAGGAAAGACCCACCCCGTCTCATAATTGACATAGAGCAGGGTCTCACCGGGACATCACACACTAGAGagtatggagatgattCTGAGAAAGTCAGATTAGATAAGTACGAAAAGCCAGATTATTCTGGATTCTACATGTTTACACATGACTCACCAGATGGACGACCATTCAAGGTGAAGAAGTTAAATTACAAACACCAAGATATCACAAAATATTTCGAATTTGACAATGACAAAGAAATTGTTCACATTGCAGTATGGTATTGGAAACATAATGGAATGAAGAACCCTCTTCTTATAGAAGTAttggatgaggatgaaacTTACACCTATCACTACAATAATGGTAGTCTTGAATGGCAACAACTTTCTGAACATAAGAACAATAATTCTGAGCTAATTGGCGAACCACTCGAGCAAATACTGGATGACCTAAACTGTCGACTCAACGATGCGGTTACTATGGATATTACAGAGAAGGTGTCTACATCAGAGACCTCGTATTGTTGTGATGGCCATAATGGAAGCGAAAAAATATCTTTAGAGAAAAAAGATATTCTTATCGATGGTAAAATTTTTAAGGAATATTATAAGCATCAGATTAATGCTGGAGataaacttgcaaagatcaagtattatccaaaaaacgtttctggagatgatgaaaGAAGGGTAATAACTACTAGAGGACTTACTTTTCCTATAAATAGAGCAGTTAGTGTATATGTATTCTATTGTAACAACAAGCCTGTGATGATACATGTTGACTCCAATCAAAAAAAGTGGTATAAGAGGGAGAGTAAAAATAGTCACGACTGGAAGAATCTTGTTGGTGAACTTGATGGTAAAGATCCAGACAATATCAAAGGGTGTTCTGACTTGGAAAACATGAAAGGTGAACTAGAGAAACTTGACTGCAGAGGACTAAAGGGATGTATCCAGTATGGTAAACGTATGAATAGTTCTGTCGTAATATCCAGTACAGCTTCTAATCCAAAAGTAGTTATTCAGCTCTCACAAAAACCAGATGTTGACAATACTCCCACGTATTATTATGGAGATATCTTGAGAAATAAAAAGACTAAAGTTACAAGATCTATATACCCTCTTAATCCTTCTGCTGGACTGGCTCAGGACTTCTACAAGTATACTCatgaaaatacaaatatagGTCAGAATTTAAAGCTTGAAAGgataaatgatgataataatgaaaatgtagGACTTACAGAGGATAACGTCTTATCAATTTctgcctattactggaagtATGAAAATGGTAGCGGTCCACCTAATAAGGCTCTTTTGGTGGAAGTGATAAGAAAGGATAGTCCCAAGTACATTTATTACGAGAAAAATAGTACCAAATATAAATGGGAACCTTACAATCCCGCAGGATCACACAATGGACTGATTCCTTACAAACTCCTCCATAAGCTCACCTTGCTCAATTGTGAGATCAACAATGTTGTTCAAATCGATGTTAGTAAGATTGCTGATTATTGTCATTATAATACTGACCCTAAACACGAAGATGGTTATACTAAAAAAATTAAGGTTACTGAGACCGGACAAGGTTATCTTGGAAACTACACTGCTTATGCTCACTCTCCATCTGGAGGCAAATCATTCGACATATCTAGATTTACTAACATAACTGATGAGATAAAACTTCAGGGCATAAATCCATCATTGCCAATTAGAAATGCTTCTAAAGTCACAGTATTTATGTGTGATAAAAATAGTCCTCACAACAAAACTCCTCTTCTTATCCATATAGAAGCTCCTAGTATTTCAAGGAAATGGTTTAAAGGAACTAATGGCGGTACAAATTTGGAACATACATACAAGTTGAATGTTaataaatatgatgatTACCCTGTCATTGTTGACTTCCTAGATACTCTGGATAGTGATTGCAGACCACCCGAAGTTACCAtagatatttataaaagaGGAACTTCTGATGGACCAGCGTTTCACTATGAACATACTTCTGATAACCATAAACAAATTTATGTTATTGGTACTACAGTTACTAATGTGCCAGGTTTTACAGAATTCATCCACAAGGTACAAAATAGAAAAGGTAGTTACTTCACCATTAATAAGTTCAAATACAGTGGAAATAATACTTCTGTAATTGTTAATGGAACCTCCATAAAGTATGTTACCAGTGTTTCAGTCTTCTACTGGTCTGCTCTAGAGTCTCCTGAAAGAAGGGATAAGAGAGGAAGACCCTTGCTTGTTAAAGTGATTACCAAATTTCTTGGTGGAAAGAAAGCCACAGAAACTtactatgaaaatattGGTGAAAATACTAATCTGAATTGGCAATTGGTTCCTGTAACTTCACAGGACCTCGCCCAGAAACTCCAACTTTTAAACTGTAGAGTCAATAATGCGGTGATCATAAATGTTGGTATTAAGGAGGATACTACTTATGATACCTGTAATGATACTGATAAACTGACCTTGGATCCTCATGGTGAAAGAACGCAAGTTAAGaaggaggatgaagaatctcttAAAGGTTATGAAGTGTACATCCACAAACTCAAAGATGGTTTATCTGGACAGAAGTTTCACGTAGTAAAGTTCCTAGGAAGTTCTAAAGAAATTCTTACTGGACTGCCTAAAAATATTCTTGACGTAGAGGAAGTAAGAGTCTACTTCTGCTCTAAGGATAAGGTCAAAAGGCCTCTCCTAATATACTATCATATCTCTAATGGGGGATCACCTGAACACAAGTGgtataaaaatgagaatcctgatgataaaaatggtaGTTGGAAAGTTGTAACAGGATTTATACAGAATACCTACAACCGCGGACCAATACTCACAGTACCCAATGGTCTTAATAGTAGCTGTAAAGATACTCCGGAAGCTACTGCTCAAACTTCTACTCCTCCTGCTTCTAAACCCACTGAAGTTCTTGCTACTCCTACTGCTgatactactactactgttACTCAAACTGAAGCTTCTTCTGAAGCTAAATATTCTACTCTTCAATCTCCTACTGCTACTTCTCCTACTGATGATCAAACTGCTGCTACTACTTCTCCTACTGGTACTACTCAAGCTCCTTCTACTTCTACTGAAGCTCTTTCTACTACTGTTTCTTCTGCTGCTAATCGAGGCGGTGGTGGAACATCTTCTGGAAACTCTAATTGGAAAGTAATTTTCGGGGGCTCTGCTTCTGCCACTGTTGTAtctggttctcttactggatttggctggtggatgtttaaacgttctaaaggagagccttgggttagacaaatctaggagtctatggatggatacttagggagactagggaatctatactgagtagttggtctaatggaaGAACTCTCAAAACATGTACCATTATAACAAGACGAGTAAT
Encoded here:
- a CDS encoding hypothetical protein (encoded by transcript BEWA_054950A), which gives rise to MKRFVHCLFFLFPLCHCGSVGRESLSTSNDVNGQPEGPVIVRVEEDFTPYQRTPVTMDLTNPDSKLFEIEGEMQSEYPISITPWREYYVTRVIYSGGTLWRSQDDWECTHVYAYSRANDTLLMMGFKRARRREYRALHRDKGGEWEDLSTEFKDKSDQEIQSMLDNVRGNVNACNSSPPSPRFSPIKPPVSSHGPGLPEPKYDQDDTKFSWDDLIKYAKEIEDEEKEEKLENFNIHTHEEYEDEEVVEDQNDTTLMKTPISVNGKLINVNGTRVADSGISTTFRHKTRKDPPRLIIDIEQGLTGTSHTREYGDDSEKVRLDKYEKPDYSGFYMFTHDSPDGRPFKVKKLNYKHQDITKYFEFDNDKEIVHIAVWYWKHNGMKNPLLIEVLDEDETYTYHYNNGSLEWQQLSEHKNNNSELIGEPLEQILDDLNCRLNDAVTMDITEKVSTSETSYCCDGHNGSEKISLEKKDILIDGKIFKEYYKHQINAGDKLAKIKYYPKNVSGDDERRVITTRGLTFPINRAVSVYVFYCNNKPVMIHVDSNQKKWYKRESKNSHDWKNLVGELDGKDPDNIKGCSDLENMKGELEKLDCRGLKGCIQYGKRMNSSVVISSTASNPKVVIQLSQKPDVDNTPTYYYGDILRNKKTKVTRSIYPLNPSAGLAQDFYKYTHENTNIGQNLKLERINDDNNENVGLTEDNVLSISAYYWKYENGSGPPNKALLVEVIRKDSPKYIYYEKNSTKYKWEPYNPAGSHNGLIPYKLLHKLTLLNCEINNVVQIDVSKIADYCHYNTDPKHEDGYTKKIKVTETGQGYLGNYTAYAHSPSGGKSFDISRFTNITDEIKLQGINPSLPIRNASKVTVFMCDKNSPHNKTPLLIHIEAPSISRKWFKGTNGGTNLEHTYKLNVNKYDDYPVIVDFLDTLDSDCRPPEVTIDIYKRGTSDGPAFHYEHTSDNHKQIYVIGTTVTNVPGFTEFIHKVQNRKGSYFTINKFKYSGNNTSVIVNGTSIKYVTSVSVFYWSALESPERRDKRGRPLLVKVITKFLGGKKATETYYENIGENTNLNWQLVPVTSQDLAQKLQLLNCRVNNAVIINVGIKEDTTYDTCNDTDKLTLDPHGERTQVKKEDEESLKGYEVYIHKLKDGLSGQKFHVVKFLGSSKEILTGLPKNILDVEEVRVYFCSKDKVKRPLLIYYHISNGGSPEHKWYKNENPDDKNGSWKVVTGFIQNTYNRGPILTVPNGLNSSCKDTPEATAQTSTPPASKPTEVLATPTADTTTTVTQTEASSEAKYSTLQSPTATSPTDDQTAATTSPTGTTQAPSTSTEALSTTVSSAANRGGGGTSSGNSNWKVIFGGSASATVVSGSLTGFGWWMFKRSKGEPWVRQI